TTACTATCTTTTTTAAATCAACTGTATTTACAAAGATTTTAAGAAAACCATAAAAGTGTTCTTTAAAAATAATGTTATTGTTTATATATTCTAAAACAAATGATGTAAATATATATATTGTTCCAATTAGAGTAATAAAAAGAACAAGAAAATCCCATAACTTTTCCTTTAATACTTGATCCATATAATCACCCCATCTTTTAATTCATTTTTTATTATATCAAAAATATACGATTATTAATGTTAAAAAATAGTAAAAAGAACTTTTAATTTTTATTTTCTAATTTATTTCTATTTAAATATGATTTATTGAAACTAATTTACAAAGAAATATATTGTAAAAACGTTTTTTTTGATGTTATCTGAAGTATTTTTATAAAAAAAACTCTGCATATCCATAATAGATATACAGAGTTTCTTGTAAATCTAAGTATTTCTGAAAACAAGAGGCATTACCTGTTTTTTTCTTGATACAATTCCTTCAAGATAGGATATTTTATCTGAAAAATCACGTCTAAATATTTTTTCAGCCAATTTATATTGACCAGCTGCAAATATATAAGAACCTTCTTTTAAAACATCAGTTAAAAGGAATAAAAATAAGATGTATCCTCTTTCTTCTACAATTTTTTCCATCTCATTTAAAATCTTATCCTTTCTTTTTAAAATACTTTCTACATCAATTACCTCTATTTGAGCAATTGCAATGGTTCCGCGAGATAATCTTGATTCTTTCAAATCTATTGTTAAAATTTGTTTTTCACTAAAATCTTCAAGATCAGTTTTAGCTTTATACATTTCTATACCATAATTTATAGCGTCAAGTTTTAATAAATTTGAAATTTCTTCAACTGCTTTTTTATCTTCATCAGTAGTAGTAGGTGATTTTAAAAGCATGGTATCTGATAATATTGCTGAAAGCATTACACCAGCGATTTCTTTTGGAGGAATAATATTGTGTTTTTTATATAAATCCCATATTATTGTATTTGTACATCCTACAGGTCTAATATGAGCAGTAATTGGAAGCCCTGTTTCCAATCCTCCTAATCTATGATGATCCACAATTTCAAGAATTTCAGCTTCTTCAATTCCTTCTACACTTTGGGATTTTTCCGAGTGATCTACTAATATAACTTTTTTCTGTTTTGGTTTTATCAAATCATGTCTTGTTATAATACCTTTTACATATCCATTTTTATCTACTACAACCGCAACACCTTTCTTATCCTGCATTAATTCCTCTTCAAAATCTTTTAGTATTTCATCAGGTGATGTGGTTAATGGATTTCTGCTCATTATTCTTTCCACATGAGTACTTAGACGTAATAACCTCCCTGCAACATATGTAGGATGAGGAGTTACAACTATCGGAATATTTTTCTCTTCAGCAAGATTTATTATTTTTTTTGAAGGAATAAAATCCCCTGTTATTATTAAACAGCTTACTCCACTCTCCAGTGCTATTTTTTGAACATCTTCCCTATTTCCTGTTATCAATACATCATTCTTTTTTAAGTATCTTTTAACTTCTTCTGCTGTCATTGCTCCAATTGTTGGACAACCCATTAATTTTTTATTTTCATCTCCAACAATTAATTTTGCATCCATTGTTTTTATAATATCTTTAACCTTTGGTGGATTCTCTTCAAGTGTAAAATTCTGTATTTCTTTCAAAAAATTTCTGGCTAATTCTCTTTCAGTTAAAAGGCCTATTAATTTATTCTCTTCATCAACAATTGGGATACTCTTAACATGTTTCTCTAACATCGTGTTTCCAATTTCAAATATTGTTGATTCTCTTTTAGCTAAAACAACATCTTTTACCATTGCATCTTTTACTTGAATGTATACATGTTCTAATAATT
This is a stretch of genomic DNA from Marinitoga piezophila KA3. It encodes these proteins:
- a CDS encoding putative manganese-dependent inorganic diphosphatase, giving the protein MKNEIYVIGHKRPDTDSIAAAISYAYLKNQIDNDNTYKPYRLGDINPESNFVLNYFSINKPELLEHVYIQVKDAMVKDVVLAKRESTIFEIGNTMLEKHVKSIPIVDEENKLIGLLTERELARNFLKEIQNFTLEENPPKVKDIIKTMDAKLIVGDENKKLMGCPTIGAMTAEEVKRYLKKNDVLITGNREDVQKIALESGVSCLIITGDFIPSKKIINLAEEKNIPIVVTPHPTYVAGRLLRLSTHVERIMSRNPLTTSPDEILKDFEEELMQDKKGVAVVVDKNGYVKGIITRHDLIKPKQKKVILVDHSEKSQSVEGIEEAEILEIVDHHRLGGLETGLPITAHIRPVGCTNTIIWDLYKKHNIIPPKEIAGVMLSAILSDTMLLKSPTTTDEDKKAVEEISNLLKLDAINYGIEMYKAKTDLEDFSEKQILTIDLKESRLSRGTIAIAQIEVIDVESILKRKDKILNEMEKIVEERGYILFLFLLTDVLKEGSYIFAAGQYKLAEKIFRRDFSDKISYLEGIVSRKKQVMPLVFRNT